The following proteins come from a genomic window of Bradyrhizobium paxllaeri:
- a CDS encoding cold-shock protein yields MAKGTVKWFNPTKGYGFIQPSSGGKDVFVHISAVEKAGLSTLNEGQTVEYEEIANRGKTSAENLKV; encoded by the coding sequence ATGGCTAAGGGTACGGTGAAGTGGTTCAATCCGACGAAGGGTTATGGATTTATCCAGCCCTCAAGCGGCGGCAAGGACGTGTTCGTTCATATTTCGGCAGTTGAGAAAGCTGGGCTTTCGACGCTCAATGAAGGGCAGACCGTCGAGTACGAAGAGATCGCCAACCGCGGCAAGACTTCGGCCGAGAACCTCAAGGTTTAG